A single region of the Arthrobacter sp. zg-Y20 genome encodes:
- the mptB gene encoding polyprenol phosphomannose-dependent alpha 1,6 mannosyltransferase MptB, translated as MTAQVPATEPSSPGPEIAKADRPNIAIIQGFIGSLMMLAGSFGVGWLSLASASLRSNPVIIWMRFDEPFGAIVAVLLLSTGGMLLVRSWLRLGQRMKGWGPESRPVILKAVIAWAAPLCFTLPLFSRDVFAYIAQGLVMVSGLNPYKDGYSQISNYLQIGADDLWAQSPTPYGPVFLWLEQLVVLVTNGQTEFSILLFRLIAVIGVAMCVYFVPKLAELHGINPNRALWLTAANPLFLTNFIASIHNDALMIGLALAGLYLAATKRPVAGILLVTLSIGIKPITIIFLPFIGLLWAGKNASWRRRFTYWFITAAMSLGLLWIMGLINGFGFGWVGALSTPGSVWIWYAPVGFAGMLVATLGNALGLPGWTMADVVHTIGRLASVGIVLWQMFVGEYSRLIRRLTLAFAAIVMLAPMIQSWYVVWLIPLFAVTGIRDDWQAKTLYLFVSFFMVYAISDQLDIWPYFEFSLSAARQIAAVTALGFALYLIFLDPKTKVLFRKKLTAPAPGELRH; from the coding sequence ATGACCGCGCAGGTCCCCGCGACCGAGCCTTCGTCTCCGGGCCCGGAGATAGCTAAAGCCGACCGTCCCAACATAGCGATCATTCAGGGGTTCATCGGCTCCCTCATGATGCTCGCTGGATCCTTCGGGGTGGGCTGGCTTTCACTGGCATCTGCCAGCCTGCGAAGCAACCCGGTGATCATTTGGATGCGTTTCGACGAGCCCTTCGGTGCCATCGTCGCCGTGCTGCTCCTGTCCACGGGCGGCATGCTGCTGGTGCGCTCCTGGCTCCGGCTGGGCCAGCGGATGAAAGGCTGGGGCCCGGAGTCCCGGCCGGTCATCCTGAAGGCGGTCATTGCCTGGGCGGCGCCCCTGTGCTTCACGCTGCCGCTGTTCAGCCGCGATGTGTTCGCCTACATCGCCCAGGGCCTGGTGATGGTCAGCGGTTTGAACCCGTACAAGGACGGCTACTCGCAGATCTCCAACTACCTGCAGATCGGCGCCGACGATCTGTGGGCACAGAGCCCCACCCCGTACGGTCCGGTGTTCCTCTGGCTGGAGCAGCTGGTGGTTCTGGTAACGAACGGCCAGACCGAGTTCTCCATCCTGCTGTTCCGGCTGATCGCCGTCATCGGTGTGGCAATGTGCGTGTATTTCGTGCCGAAGCTGGCTGAACTGCACGGGATCAATCCCAACCGCGCGCTGTGGCTCACGGCAGCGAACCCGCTGTTCCTGACCAACTTCATCGCCAGCATCCACAATGACGCCCTGATGATCGGGTTGGCGCTGGCCGGGCTCTACCTTGCCGCCACCAAGCGTCCCGTAGCCGGCATCCTGCTGGTCACACTGTCGATCGGCATCAAGCCGATCACCATCATCTTCCTTCCGTTCATCGGCCTGCTGTGGGCCGGCAAGAACGCATCCTGGCGGCGCAGGTTCACCTACTGGTTCATCACGGCCGCCATGTCACTGGGGCTGCTGTGGATCATGGGCCTGATCAACGGTTTCGGGTTCGGCTGGGTGGGTGCCCTGAGCACCCCGGGCAGTGTATGGATCTGGTACGCGCCGGTCGGTTTCGCCGGCATGCTGGTTGCCACCCTCGGCAACGCGCTGGGACTGCCCGGCTGGACCATGGCCGATGTTGTCCACACCATCGGACGGCTGGCATCCGTGGGAATTGTGCTGTGGCAGATGTTCGTGGGTGAGTACAGCCGGCTGATCCGCCGGCTGACCCTGGCCTTCGCCGCCATCGTAATGCTCGCGCCCATGATCCAGTCCTGGTACGTGGTCTGGCTCATCCCGCTCTTCGCCGTGACCGGTATCCGCGATGACTGGCAGGCCAAGACCCTGTACCTGTTCGTGTCCTTCTTTATGGTCTACGCGATCAGCGACCAGCTCGATATCTGGCCCTACTTCGAGTTCAGCCTCAGCGCGGCCCGGCAGATTGCCGCCGTGACGGCACTGGGCTTCGCGCTGTACCTGATCTTCCTGGACCCCAAGACCAAGGTCCTGTTCCGCAAGAAGCTTACGGCGCCTGCTCCGGGAGAACTGCGGCACTGA
- the orn gene encoding oligoribonuclease has protein sequence MPITNERMVWIDCEMTGLDIESDALIEVAVLVTDSELNILGDGVDVVIKPDDAALSQMGDFVRQMHTTSKLLDELPNGISMAEAEAAVIEYITKWVPEPKKAQLAGNSVGTDKMFLARDMPEVINYLHYRIIDVSTIKELARRWYPRAYFQAPAKNGGHRALGDIRDSINELRYYREAVFVPAPGPDSATAKKIAAGIGS, from the coding sequence GTGCCAATAACTAATGAACGTATGGTCTGGATCGACTGCGAAATGACCGGTCTGGACATTGAATCCGATGCCCTCATTGAGGTGGCCGTCCTGGTCACTGACTCCGAGCTGAACATCCTCGGCGACGGCGTAGACGTGGTGATCAAGCCGGACGACGCCGCTTTGTCCCAGATGGGCGACTTCGTGCGCCAGATGCACACCACTTCCAAGCTCCTGGACGAGCTGCCGAACGGTATTTCGATGGCTGAGGCCGAGGCCGCGGTTATCGAATACATCACCAAGTGGGTGCCGGAACCCAAAAAGGCGCAGCTGGCCGGCAATTCCGTAGGCACGGACAAGATGTTCCTCGCCCGCGACATGCCCGAGGTCATCAATTACCTCCACTACCGGATAATCGATGTCTCCACCATCAAGGAACTGGCGCGGCGCTGGTACCCGCGCGCCTATTTCCAGGCCCCGGCCAAGAACGGCGGCCACCGGGCACTGGGCGATATCCGCGATTCCATCAACGAGCTGCGCTACTACCGCGAGGCAGTTTTCGTGCCCGCTCCGGGGCCGGATTCCGCCACGGCCAAGAAGATCGCCGCGGGAATCGGAAGTTAG
- the def gene encoding peptide deformylase: MTVRPIVIHGEPVLHRRALPVEEFNDELRTLVADMYETMDVANGVGLAAPQVGVGLRLFTFAYENDDDAPDRGVLINPVLITSKVPGAAPDPDETSEGCLSVPGENFPVNRAEWVKVSGFDENGTPVEFEATDWFARVIQHEYDHLDGKLYVDRLNDRWSRKARKVIKAQGWTVPGHSWMPGVDPDPFGH, encoded by the coding sequence ATGACCGTACGTCCCATCGTTATCCACGGCGAACCCGTACTGCACCGCCGGGCGTTGCCGGTGGAGGAGTTCAACGACGAACTGCGCACCCTCGTCGCGGACATGTACGAGACCATGGATGTCGCCAACGGCGTGGGCCTGGCCGCCCCGCAGGTGGGCGTGGGCCTGCGCCTGTTCACGTTCGCCTATGAGAACGACGACGACGCTCCCGACCGCGGCGTGCTCATCAATCCGGTGCTGATCACTTCCAAGGTTCCCGGCGCGGCGCCGGACCCGGACGAAACCTCCGAGGGCTGCCTCTCCGTTCCCGGTGAGAACTTCCCGGTGAACCGGGCGGAATGGGTCAAGGTATCCGGTTTCGACGAAAACGGTACCCCGGTCGAGTTCGAGGCGACGGACTGGTTTGCCCGTGTGATCCAGCACGAGTATGACCATCTGGACGGCAAGCTCTACGTGGACCGGCTCAACGACCGCTGGAGCCGCAAGGCCCGAAAGGTCATCAAGGCCCAGGGCTGGACCGTCCCCGGCCACAGCTGGATGCCGGGCGTGGATCCGGACCCGTTCGGCCACTAG
- a CDS encoding acyl-CoA dehydrogenase family protein codes for MERRLFEEDHELFREVVREFDAREVAPGYADWDAAHMMPRRLWKAAGEQGLLGLAVPEEFGGAGMPDYRFRAVMDEEFARANHLAVGLAFHLHDDMVLPHLLAYGSDELKERWLPGMVSGDKVTSVAWTEPGAGSDLRGIRTKAVRTDDGGWRISGQKTFIGNGISGDASLVLARTDGGTGRGQRDSFSMFMVEKTEGYSTGRQLDKMGLKASDTAELFFDDVFVPSVNLVGEVGRGLEYAEGQLPQGRLAIAVASSAVARRIFEATVEYTKERNAFGERIADFQNSRFALADIETEVEATEAYVDSAVTAFNEGKLDAVSAAKAKLWASERAKSITDRCLQLHGGYGYILEYPVAQAFLAARLLTIFGGTSEIMREVIGRGIVR; via the coding sequence TTGGAGCGCAGACTGTTCGAAGAGGACCATGAGCTGTTCCGGGAAGTCGTCCGGGAATTCGACGCCCGCGAAGTCGCCCCCGGGTATGCGGACTGGGACGCCGCGCACATGATGCCGCGCCGGCTGTGGAAGGCTGCCGGCGAGCAGGGCCTGCTCGGCCTGGCTGTCCCCGAGGAGTTCGGCGGGGCGGGCATGCCGGATTACCGCTTCCGCGCGGTGATGGACGAGGAATTCGCCCGTGCCAACCATCTCGCCGTCGGCCTGGCCTTCCACCTGCATGACGACATGGTCCTCCCCCACCTGCTCGCCTACGGCTCCGATGAACTGAAGGAACGCTGGCTGCCGGGCATGGTCTCCGGGGACAAGGTCACCTCCGTCGCCTGGACCGAACCCGGCGCGGGCAGCGACCTGCGCGGCATCCGCACCAAGGCTGTACGCACCGACGACGGCGGCTGGCGCATCAGCGGCCAGAAGACGTTCATCGGCAACGGCATCAGCGGAGACGCCTCCCTGGTCCTGGCCCGCACTGACGGCGGGACGGGCCGCGGGCAGCGGGACTCCTTCAGCATGTTCATGGTGGAGAAAACCGAGGGTTACAGCACCGGCCGGCAGCTGGACAAAATGGGCCTGAAGGCCTCGGACACCGCCGAGCTGTTCTTCGATGATGTGTTCGTCCCGTCGGTGAACCTCGTGGGCGAGGTCGGCCGCGGCCTGGAATACGCCGAAGGGCAGCTGCCGCAGGGCAGGCTGGCCATTGCCGTTGCCTCCTCCGCAGTTGCGCGCCGGATTTTCGAAGCCACGGTGGAGTACACCAAGGAGCGCAACGCCTTCGGGGAGCGGATCGCCGACTTCCAGAACAGCCGGTTTGCCCTCGCCGACATCGAAACCGAAGTCGAAGCCACCGAAGCGTACGTGGATTCCGCCGTCACCGCCTTCAACGAAGGCAAGCTGGATGCCGTTTCTGCCGCCAAGGCCAAGCTCTGGGCCAGTGAGCGGGCCAAGTCCATTACGGACCGGTGCCTGCAGCTGCACGGCGGCTACGGCTACATCCTCGAATACCCGGTGGCCCAGGCGTTCCTGGCTGCCCGCCTGCTGACCATCTTCGGCGGCACCAGCGAAATCATGCGGGAAGTCATCGGACGCGGCATCGTCCGCTAG
- a CDS encoding glycosyltransferase 87 family protein, which yields MSRIPATFQRRLLSPSALWTAFAVVHLGFLAALAPLILDGGALSDVNFYRQWAFDGLSHGHWLVFDTAWVYPVLALAPMVLAALFGFGAYQFVWFLLFTALNAGAVAVLARRAGAGGTAAAYWWLAATALLGPVAVGRVDGLTAPLVIMGLLFLATRPVLASALLSVATWIKVWPAAVILAVLVAWKKRLTLLATGAAVSAAVAVTVALGGGLRHLLSFFGEQGARGMQMEAPFTTPGLWQAILGSSDAHIYEDKIINTREVRGALGEPVAALMTPLLALAALAVVGLLIWALRRGADPRSLLISGSLALVAAFIVFNKVGSPQFMLWLGAVTAVGLAWEGRDWKVPGILMLAIAALTTLVYPMFYAALYNDLNIAVALLLTARNVLLLVLFGWALARVITLTRAGGNRVSAAVLPEQAP from the coding sequence ATGTCCCGGATTCCGGCAACCTTTCAGCGGCGGTTACTGAGCCCGTCGGCCCTCTGGACGGCGTTTGCCGTGGTCCATCTGGGCTTCCTCGCCGCCCTGGCTCCCTTGATTCTCGACGGCGGGGCGCTGAGCGATGTGAACTTCTACCGGCAGTGGGCGTTTGACGGCCTGAGCCATGGCCATTGGCTGGTCTTTGACACTGCGTGGGTGTATCCCGTCCTCGCGCTGGCCCCCATGGTGCTTGCGGCGCTGTTCGGGTTCGGCGCGTACCAGTTCGTCTGGTTCCTGCTGTTCACGGCGCTGAACGCCGGCGCGGTCGCCGTCCTGGCCCGCCGGGCCGGAGCCGGCGGCACCGCTGCCGCGTACTGGTGGCTCGCGGCCACTGCCCTGCTGGGGCCCGTGGCGGTGGGGCGCGTGGATGGGCTGACCGCTCCCCTGGTGATCATGGGCCTGCTCTTCCTGGCCACCCGACCGGTGCTTGCCTCGGCGCTGCTGTCCGTGGCCACCTGGATCAAGGTTTGGCCGGCTGCCGTTATCCTCGCGGTGCTGGTCGCCTGGAAGAAGCGGCTCACGCTGCTCGCCACCGGTGCCGCCGTCTCCGCTGCCGTTGCCGTCACCGTCGCCCTAGGCGGCGGCCTGCGGCACCTGCTGAGTTTCTTCGGCGAACAGGGGGCCCGCGGGATGCAGATGGAGGCGCCGTTCACGACGCCGGGGCTGTGGCAGGCGATCCTGGGTTCATCGGATGCCCATATTTACGAGGACAAGATCATCAATACCCGCGAGGTCCGCGGTGCCCTCGGCGAGCCGGTGGCCGCGCTGATGACGCCGCTGCTCGCACTGGCCGCCCTCGCCGTCGTCGGACTGCTGATTTGGGCGCTTCGCCGCGGCGCCGATCCGCGCTCCCTGCTGATCTCCGGCTCGCTGGCCCTGGTGGCCGCATTTATTGTCTTCAACAAGGTTGGATCACCGCAGTTCATGCTGTGGCTCGGTGCCGTCACGGCGGTGGGGCTGGCATGGGAGGGCAGGGACTGGAAAGTGCCCGGGATCCTGATGCTGGCCATCGCCGCCCTGACCACGCTGGTTTATCCGATGTTCTACGCAGCCCTGTACAACGACCTGAACATCGCCGTGGCGCTGCTGCTGACCGCCCGCAACGTCCTGCTGCTGGTGCTGTTCGGCTGGGCGCTGGCGCGGGTCATCACCCTGACCCGCGCCGGCGGGAACCGGGTCAGTGCCGCAGTTCTCCCGGAGCAGGCGCCGTAA